One part of the Tissierellales bacterium genome encodes these proteins:
- a CDS encoding aminopeptidase, with product MGKKSGYRIVLEDCMGVKPNESVLILTDDKKKAIGESLYEEAKKMAREAILMIMKPRKVSGEEPPEEVAEAMKKFDAIICPTSTSLTHTNAKINAINAGARLASMPGITEDMFEEGAITADYNQVEKLTLKFTDLLTKAKKAKIVKDDYVLEMSLKGREGIPSPGIYRNSGEAGNLPSGEAYIAPLEDSTNGEMLIDGSMVGIGKLGSPLYVKIENGKLIDLKGDDPNKLKVLFDNDRNGIVGEFGIGTNPSARLTGIILEDEKIYGTVHIAFGTNTSFGGINKADCHLDGVIIKPTLYLDEKLVLDEGTVVI from the coding sequence ATGGGTAAAAAATCCGGATATAGAATTGTATTAGAAGATTGTATGGGGGTTAAACCGAATGAGTCAGTATTGATTCTAACTGATGATAAGAAAAAAGCAATAGGAGAATCCCTTTATGAGGAAGCTAAAAAAATGGCGAGAGAAGCAATATTAATGATAATGAAACCAAGGAAAGTTAGTGGAGAAGAACCACCGGAAGAAGTAGCTGAAGCTATGAAGAAATTTGATGCTATAATATGTCCTACATCTACATCATTAACACATACAAATGCTAAAATTAATGCTATTAATGCAGGAGCAAGATTAGCAAGTATGCCAGGTATAACGGAAGATATGTTTGAAGAAGGTGCTATTACTGCAGATTATAATCAAGTTGAAAAACTCACTTTAAAGTTTACAGATCTTTTAACAAAGGCTAAAAAAGCGAAAATAGTTAAAGATGATTATGTACTTGAAATGAGCTTAAAAGGAAGAGAAGGAATACCTAGTCCTGGTATATATAGAAATTCAGGAGAAGCAGGAAACTTACCTTCAGGTGAGGCATATATTGCACCATTAGAAGATTCTACAAATGGAGAAATGCTAATAGATGGTAGTATGGTAGGGATTGGAAAACTTGGAAGTCCATTATATGTGAAAATTGAAAATGGAAAGTTAATAGACCTTAAAGGTGATGATCCTAATAAATTAAAGGTACTTTTTGATAATGATAGAAATGGAATTGTAGGAGAATTTGGTATTGGAACAAATCCTTCAGCTAGACTTACTGGCATTATTCTTGAGGATGAAAAGATATATGGAACTGTTCATATAGCATTTGGTACAAATACTTCCTTTGGAGGAATAAATAAAGCAGATTGTCATCTAGATGGAGTAATAATAAAACCCACTTTATATTTAGATGAAAAGCTAGTATTAGATGAAGGAACTGTTGTAATTTAG